A stretch of Henckelia pumila isolate YLH828 chromosome 4, ASM3356847v2, whole genome shotgun sequence DNA encodes these proteins:
- the LOC140862212 gene encoding glycine-rich domain-containing protein 2-like isoform X1, with product MKGGVSKGPLPGIILVGFLCWQNILNPLCEGPLVVPLDCEWIWHFHRLNPVLYKSDCEMFYGRILDNSNVVSTVGGTLIETSTSEEICKNLYPNESFELDLADTLNDNSNVQKLGGEKCTMLHFIFLISSDAEELKVMLIGLFLGYTKTFK from the exons ATGAAGGGCGGGGTCTCAAAAGGGCCATTACCAG GTATAATACTTGTTGGCTTCCTTTGCTGGCAAAACATTTTGAATCCATTGTGTGAAGGCCCATTGGTGGTTCCATTAGACTGCGAATGGATTTGGCATTTCCACAGACTAAATCCA GTCTTGTACAAATCTGACTGTGAGATGTTCTATGGGAGAATTCTGGACAATTCTAATGTTGTTTCTACTGTGGGAGGAACTTTGATCGAGACATCAACATcagaagaaatttgtaagaatTTATACCCAAATGAGTCCTTTGAATTGGATCTAGCTGACACTCTGAACGACAATTCAAATGTACAGAAACTTGGAGGCGAAAAGTGCACCAT gTTACATTTCATCTTCTTGATATCAAGTGATGCAGAGGAGTTAAAAGTGATGCTTATCGGATTATTTCTCGGTTATACGAAAACCTTCAAATAA
- the LOC140862212 gene encoding glycine-rich domain-containing protein 2-like isoform X2, producing MKGGVSKGPLPGIILVGFLCWQNILNPLCEGPLVVPLDCEWIWHFHRLNPVLYKSDCEMFYGRILDNSNVVSTVGGTLIETSTSEEICKNLYPNESFELDLADTLNDNSNVQKLGGEKCTIDAEELKVMLIGLFLGYTKTFK from the exons ATGAAGGGCGGGGTCTCAAAAGGGCCATTACCAG GTATAATACTTGTTGGCTTCCTTTGCTGGCAAAACATTTTGAATCCATTGTGTGAAGGCCCATTGGTGGTTCCATTAGACTGCGAATGGATTTGGCATTTCCACAGACTAAATCCA GTCTTGTACAAATCTGACTGTGAGATGTTCTATGGGAGAATTCTGGACAATTCTAATGTTGTTTCTACTGTGGGAGGAACTTTGATCGAGACATCAACATcagaagaaatttgtaagaatTTATACCCAAATGAGTCCTTTGAATTGGATCTAGCTGACACTCTGAACGACAATTCAAATGTACAGAAACTTGGAGGCGAAAAGTGCACCAT TGATGCAGAGGAGTTAAAAGTGATGCTTATCGGATTATTTCTCGGTTATACGAAAACCTTCAAATAA
- the LOC140862212 gene encoding glycine-rich domain-containing protein 2-like isoform X3, with translation MKGGVSKGPLPGIILVGFLCWQNILNPLCEGPLVVPLDCEWIWHFHRLNPVLYKSDCEMFYGRILDNSNVVSTVGGTLIETSTSEEICYISSS, from the exons ATGAAGGGCGGGGTCTCAAAAGGGCCATTACCAG GTATAATACTTGTTGGCTTCCTTTGCTGGCAAAACATTTTGAATCCATTGTGTGAAGGCCCATTGGTGGTTCCATTAGACTGCGAATGGATTTGGCATTTCCACAGACTAAATCCA GTCTTGTACAAATCTGACTGTGAGATGTTCTATGGGAGAATTCTGGACAATTCTAATGTTGTTTCTACTGTGGGAGGAACTTTGATCGAGACATCAACATcagaagaaattt gTTACATTTCATCTTCTTGA